In the genome of Lactuca sativa cultivar Salinas chromosome 3, Lsat_Salinas_v11, whole genome shotgun sequence, the window cggatggactagacaccatatgggtaataatcgaccgactgacgaagtctgcccatttcctgccaatcaaagaatcctacaagatggagagattgacgtgtttatacattcgagaaatcgtgagactccacggagtaccagtgtctattatctcggatagggacagtaggttcacgtcacgtttttggcaatcactccataaGGCAATAGGAACTCATcttgacatgagcaccgcttatcatccgcaaacggatggtcaaagcgaacgaaccatccaaacgctcgaagacatgctccgcgcatgcgtgatagactttgggaagtcttgggatacccacttacctttaatcgaattctcgtataacaatagttatcattcgagcatcaaggtcgctcctttcgaagcactatacgggcgtaagtgtagatcaccgttatgttgggctgaggtaggtgatacccaactagcaaaaacGCATACATCAGACaaggcactaacaggaccggagatcattcgtgaaaccacggaaaagatcgtccaaatcagagctcgattacaagcatcgcgcgaccgacaaaagagctacgtcgATAAACGATAAAAGCCCTTAGactttcaggtcggggatcgagtactgttgaaagtctcaccctggaaaggggttattcgttttggaaaacggggaaaactaaacccacgatacattggaccttttgagatcgtcgcccgaataggtccagtggcgtataagttgcagctacccgcagagctaaacagtgttcaccctgtgttccatgtctctaatctaaagaagtgcctatcggatgaaacactcgtcattcccctcgacgagatcgaaatcaatgagaatctcctgttcgttgaagagccggttgaaatcatggacagggtggtgaagcgtactaagcaaagtcgcatcccgatcgtgaaagtacggtggaacgcgaagcgtgggccagaattcacgtgggaacgcgaggatcaaatgaagcaaaagtaccctcacctattttagcattctcaaatctagctttcaaacagaatttcgggacgaaattccctctaacggggggatgatgtcacaactagaaattttgtgtcttgtaatcactacactcaagtaaaatgtagaatcaaaaactcaaagagcatgtatgatgcttactctatgacaacagaatttcaatcaaatacaccatacaagtgctacaaatagtcaataagcaattggaaaccctagaagttcttgtttaggtccattttggactaggacttccttattggactcaatggaccaataagcttccaatttgactatcatgggattagaacctttaaatgggctctaattggacccacgtttatttatttcaacattttgggccatattgggcctataatgaaataaattaaatattatgaatcataattaactcaaactagcccaacaaagtgtaaacatcatattatattttatttgggccaaaaatcatccaacctaactctaatattgggcttaggggcattaaagcccaatactctctttttctttccaaaattcggcccaagacaagcccaagaagaaaggagttgacttcttcatgccacctcatttatgtccaccatacttccatgcatggaccaacatacaTCTATGTATGTCAACTCAaccctctcttcttcttcccctctctcattctcggccgaacaccctcctacactcaccaaaaaaattcattccaaacctctctaagtcttgaagagcATTCCTCCCTCCCTCTCctaaaattttcgagatttaaaggcattccaaggagatttttcaccaaaaatcaccctccaaggtaaggttatactaaattctatgatctaggttccttgatctatcaaaaatctcttcttaactcatgagaaatcatgatcttgtatcttagaaacacctcaaggccaagatcttcatcaaggggtgctagggccgaaaatcaccaaactttcttccatttctcctccaaaaccgaaaccacaccctaaggtgagcttcatacccccttatttttggtttttataagttttctggggggaaatacaagcaaatgtgtagatctatcattatgtgtatgccttgtatgatttctatgtttatttacatacttttgtgtgtttttggtgttgaaactagtcaaaaggacctaaaaatcgagatttgtgttatgatgcatgaaacaagtgctaaaacatatcattatacataagtcATTACtacaaaaataaccaagttggtttagatgaacatcttgggctaaaaatcacatttttagacttaaaatgctaagaatatgaagtttaagggcccaaaatgtcaaaatacaaattctggaggttaagaagtgtcaaaacagtttcataaaggaattttttccagaaatatacactttagaatgtttaaaatgtaaatttctaaacttaatgggctaaaaatgaacttttcggcccaatagggcccaatatgcgaaattttccaatttgaggggctgaaactgtgtttttccgtaaaacagtggactactagtgttccaagtcctttttaaaggttaaaaatgtttttcataattaaaaaggaccaaagttgcaaaaaaattccaatttgggccaaaagtgtaaaaattgcgaaaaagagaggttacagccgagaaaactgtattttgagggactaaaactgttttcaactaaaaatgtgctgaaaaatatcaatttcaataagttttggtgttagaatgccaagaaaaatggtttaaggactaaaccggaaattaatttattcaaagggttgaaaaagtaaattgacaaaataaagaggggctgtaaacaaaaaaaaaattcaatgttaattcaatacatccgttgtgatcaaatattggcactgcgactaccgacgaattacaatacacaacaacaccaaaaatcgttatcaaacgaattgattcggtctcgaatcaataacaaatccgaaactactaacatgaCGACAACTCGATTCGtacacggaaaatttgggaattcaatacacacgtgagagtgcacagacgtcgatacaccatctttgggcccaaaagtgtaaaatcttgtttgttgggcctagctagcccaatgacctgatctttaggcccgaagacatcaaccttacgagttgttgggtcttacatgatccaacacagcgtaaaaggactttcaatggcaacgtgctactggtccccaagggtccttcggtactgctagcaaagtcgagaattcaccgatgcgagttgggctaagggcccttcgcattcactatagccttgaacgacgtagggaattacCTGGGGCTTCGCACTCACTTTttcccctcggtcgtggggctacatgagtccgggtggttgggttaagtgaatagtgcgagcgacgcctaagggaatcgtttgtacggttgtcaactggtcaTTTTCATTCATGTacgtttacaacaattcacaatccacaattaatccaacgtccccggagctcaacgaatacacctgtcgtaacgaaataacaaaacataaaattatttaatgcaaagtaatgggaaaacgtcgggttttcctaggattttcaattattacacctacgaattacataccgagtttttacaaatcgtactcttacatttatagaaacaaacaagcatactttcggatcttcacaccttttatactatacaattttcagaaaatatcggattttctggtggttttcaaaacgatacaaaacattggatttcaaacattacttatgaactcaccaacatttcatatgttgacgtttttcaaaatacttgtattctcaggtaacagataaagtgaaggaagaattgtactctatgacgttttgctgttgtttaattaatatcgaacaatttacttttgggaatgtaatattttgaaactatgtactgaatgtaaacgctaccagttgtaatattccaatgcttggtattgtatgatgttatgtttcatgtatattcattgtgatggtattcaattgagtcacgacagcccccggacgtttccgccgtctggtttgggggtgtgacaattgatTATTAGTTGATACTTTTATTAGTGATTTTACATCTAGAAAAAAGATCatacaaatattttatttataactTTTGGCAATTTCATCTTTATACCAACATCAGTTACGTGATTAAATAAAAATACCGAAGTTGGAATAAGTAGCTTCTTTTAAAGCTTAATGAACCTCAATTGTATGTTTTTCATCTCTTTTCTCAAATTGTATATGAATTTTGAtaattttctttaaattattGAAATTTGAAGAGGTCATTTCTTTCTTTTTGCCCCGGGCCTTTTATCTGGTGGAACCAGCCCTGCTTCAATCGATCTAACTTCAAGCATCATATATTTTGTACACTTCACAACTAAAACTACAGCCCAACATTTTTGCATTCATGTATATTTTTTACATATTCAATTTTATAAATGTTGAAAGTGTAGTAGAAAAACATTGCAAAAAAAGTGTGAAAATAAGTTAGGGCAATAAGTTGTCAAAAAGCTAAAAGAGCGCATTTAGTATAGCTTTTATGTTAAGTCTGCATGTAATAAAATATATACATTGGTACTTTAAAGATATATGAAATAATTGATTAGCCAAATTTGGTGTTAACCTAATTTTAAGTATATATGTAAATGCGTTTTAATGCCATCTTACAGTTTTTTTCAAGAACGGCGGGTTATAAAGCAAAAACTAGTTTTCAGCTAATCTGCACAGCCTaaatataaaaccctaattagagcACACAAAGTGACATACAAAATGAAAAGCATTGGAATaaagattttctgggttttattaGTGAATTCGATAAAAAGATAAGGAACATCAAAGGCAAGtataaatacaacaaaaattagaGAGGAATCATCTAATATCCTGAGCTGAACCTATGGAATGAATTTGATATAAGTGGACACATATGATACATATCTCTATGTTATGTATtccaacataaacataaacatagacATTACATATCTAACGGCGATGAGGGGGTCTTCTATTCAATGCTGAGAATTGGTTGCCTCCGCCATGATGATGTCTTCCTCCTCCTCTGTCGCCACCCTGATTCCCACGAGCGGCTGCCCATCCTGCAGTCTGATTGGCGGCACCACCATAGCCACCACTGTTATTGTAACCCTGGGGTGGATAGTAATGAGTAACGGCATGTGGAGTTTGATGGGTGACACGTGGATCGTATTCGTATCCAGGGGTTTGATGATCTGAAACTGACCTACTACTACTGTAATTGGCATGGGCAGGTGAAGCATAAGGTTGGGGTTGGGCATAGTTATGTGATTGTGGAGAAGGATGATAGCCCGATTGCGACTGCACCATCCTACTTTGGTTGTGATGATAGGATGctgctggtggtggtggtggtctaACAGCATGGAAAGGGGGTGGGCGTGGATCGTATGGATGATGATAATGACTATTTCTTCTATCTGTCTTTATTTGTAAGCTATTGTTCACAAGTCGATGTGCAGCATCTCCAAGCTGCCGCCCagattggtggtggtggtgctggtgctggttattattattataattattattattgttattgttgtAGTTGTTATGCTGCCTGTTCTGCCCACTCCTACATCAAAAGTAGAAAATCATCCGTTAGGGACTGGAACCTTCTCTTCTCTATCAAAAAGAACAGAAAAAAAATTCTATTCCATTCCATGGTGTCGGTGTCGGTGTGTTTGTTATTTTGTTGGTTTGAAAGATTTGAGGTAAGTTAAAAGAAAGAACAGTAAGTGTACCTTCCGTTCTCCCAGGGCTTTCTTCCAGAATCTTCATGCCATAAAGCAGGCTCTGGTTGTAAATCATCCACTGTCACCGTCTGCACCATAAATTCCACCAGTCAGTCGACTGGTcacaaataaaagataaaaattgcTATATTTATTTCGTCTATAGAAAAGGCTATAATTTAATGAATGATAAATATTTTTATCGATTTAGATTATAATATTAGGTAAACTTGATtgattataaataataaatacatTACATTGGTGTCATTTATCAAGTATAAAAAACTCGAGCTGAGTTGGGTTGGGATTAAGCATTGTAAAAATATTTTACATTGGAATGTTGCGTTAGGTTGGGGATAAAACACATTCTGAATTTAGTATGACAAGACAATGAACGTTATAGCCTATAGGCTGTATATAGCAATTACCTTTTTTGGTGGTTTGACCCCTGCAGGTGGTCGAGAAATATGGTTATGATATTCCGGCAGTCTGTAAATAGCACATCTGATATGCATGCAAGCAAACAGTAAAAATTAGATTAGTGAACACCTCCCCTCCCCTCCCCGCGGTTGGACAAACTAACCAACTAACTAACTTTCTAGGTCTACTTTTCTCTCGCGGATAACAAGGCTAAGGCTAAAAGCCATCCATCCAACCCAAAGGAACGGAATGGAAGGCACCCAAAAGTTGAACCAACCTTTATTCCAAGTCCTTTAACCACCCACACCCATGAGCCTGAGATGATCTTTTAGAGATATCTCTGTCCTCTGATATCAGATCAGGGAGAGGGCATTTTTTACGCACAGAGTCAGACAAAAGATCAATAGCTTATTAGTAGCGTATGTCCCACCTTTCTaggttggaaaaaaaaaaaaaaaacatttatcttTCTCCAACTTCTTCTCTTCTGTTTATTTAACAGGCATGGCCTACTTCCTTACACACCAGCAATACACAATAGCAAAAAGGGAATGAAAGTTTACATACATGACTTGATTATCCATGATGTCATCCATGCCGTCAACAGGTGAGCTAAATATCGGAGGACAGGGATCTCCGCCACAAAGGGATAGATACCCATTCATCCCACCACTGCACACACCCACCAATTATgtcaaaaaaaaaaggaaaaaacacATACGGACTTGCAAAAAGAAAGAAAGGCTGAATACAAGAAAAAGCAACCTACACtctttatttgtgtattataccATCCTTCCATTTCTTTCTAGTACAGCATTATTGTACTTCTACTTCTTTTTTCATACTAAAGTAttctactttgaaaaatctaaccggtttcaattttttttcttaccaggacattatactttgaaaagtcTACAGTAGTAAAATTTGCTTTGTATTGCAATAATGGTAGATATTTATAGTACAATGCTGAAATAGGAAGACAATGGAAGTACTTTGTTATAATAAACAAACCAATGAAAGTTTTTTGCTATTTTTTATTTTAAGCCAAAATttacaaaatataataaaaagggctaaacacacacacacacaaggtaGTTTCatttatagcatcttactttctTTTCTTTCTATCATAGCACTGTATTTTGAATATTTTTCCAAATTAAGTCATTGTAGTTTGAAAACATCTACCAAATTATAATACTGTACTCTAAAATGTTTTTCTTATGacaacattatactttgaaaaatctacctaatTATAGTAGTGAAACTTGCTTTGTATCCAGATGACATTGCTATAACCGGTAGAACATTTCATTTGaagtacaatgatgtaatagAAAGATATGAATGTAGGATTTAATAAAGAAATTGAtagagtatgttgctatttttgcATTTAATCAATAAATAAAAGATTCTAACTGCAATATAAGCAATGTATTTCGTCTACTTGTGTATTGTAGCATGCTACTTTCATTTCTCTTGGTTAatgcattgtactttcaaaattttcttattaaAATAAGACGTTGCCTACCCAGCTATAGCAttatacttgtgattttctttttcttatttgaAAATCATTCTTCAAATAACCTAACAAATTACAGCAGTAAAAAAAACTGCtttgtaataggaagaaatgaagcTCGGATGCTATTATAAAGAAATCAATGAAAATAGGTTGCATTAATCCCAAGACAAAAGATTAAAAATGCCAACAAGTAGACAGACATTGCAATAGAAACCTACCTCGCGAGTGGGTCGATTTGTTCTTTGACTTCAACTCGTTCCTTGGCGGATAACTGCTTACATCGGTCGTTTAGAGAGAATATGTATGGAGATAATGTGTGTGATAATGCCACAAAAAGCATGTCACACATCGTGCTGTTTCTCCGAGCCTCTTCCTCCTGTATATAAATCACCAAATCATTTTCCTTCAGTAGATACTTTCatcaacaaaaagaaaaaaaaaatagaggcATGAGTTGTGTCCTCATACCGTTAAAGTATGCTCAACTTTTGACACTTCTGCAAGAAGGCGATCTTCATCAATGAAAGGCAACTTTGCTATTCCCTACACGTACGTAATTACCATAAGTTTGTTAATATTTTCAAATATAGAGAAACCCtgttaaaggaaaagggaaaagaAGAAACCATAGTGGATACCTGCCATGCAAAACGCTTCCCATTCATGTCGACTTCAAAATCTgaaaacaattataaaaaaaaaagtcttTAAACTTCAAGCAGGCATGGGGTGTTACAAAATTTATCAGCAGCAGCCCAGCCCCTCTAGGTGTATTGAGTTGGATGGATTGGATACTCATTCTAGGTGTGGGTAGAGAGCAGTTTGTTATAATTTGTCTGGCTACATGCAAGAAAGAGAAAAGTACTTTCCTTTTTTGTGAACAATAGCTATTTCTTTGTATTACATTTACAGCATAAAAATGCCACTTTGAAAAAATCTACCTAATTATGGCATACTTTTAGTCTCTTTCTTATTAAACTATTATGCTTTGAAAGATCTACCCAACTGTAGAAATGAAATTGGTTTTATATTTGCATGGCATTGCTATGAATATGATTCTCAAAGTAGGAAGAcatgaaagtagaatgttataatcAACAACTCAATGAAAGCCTTAACTTGTGGGCTGGTATAGTTTCCATCATGGTTTGGAATTTTTATAACTTCAGGCTTGGGGtattagattaaaaaaaatacttcACCTGTTGGGTAAAAATCGATAATAGGCGAGTCCGGATCCATCATCAACTTTCTATAATGCTCGGGAAGAGCATGGGAACTGTAAAAATGAACTCAGTTAAAGACATTTTTTTGTTAATATGGAAGGAATCAAgataatacatacatatatatatatatatatatatatatatatatatatatatatatatatatatatatatatatatatatatatatagcaggtTCGACCTTGCAGCAGGAAACACGCCCATCAGTTGATTAAACGGTTTGAATGGGGAACCGAGTTCAAAACTGATGTTTAATTCTCCAAGATCCTTAAGATCAGAAGCAAACGGCGCATAATGATATGGGTAAAACCTGAAAGTACAAATATGAAATGTTTCAATATAATTATTTTTGAGGAACTTAATGCAACGAAGCATACCCCTAAACCCTAAGGTGTCAAAGTTTAGGGCTGTGGGTTTAAAGgattattgtttaaaattaatcCACCAAGTAATCTATTAATGGCTGTTTTCTTTGGACTATGCGGAAAGAACGACTTATTAGAGAAAGCCATCCCCTTAATTCCTATCTTTTTACAAAATTGGCCTCATTTATTTTTTCCTTCCGTTTAACCCAAGTGTGGTGTCATTTTCTCAAATATGTTCAAAAACCATTGATCCAGACAGCAGTTTATATAGACAACACACTACATGGAAAGACAAGGCCAAAGTTACTTAtacaaaaacaaaagaaaaatgatGGTTGGCCCTTTTTAGAAAAACTAGATCAAGGACTTTTACATATGTTCCCAACATATACCACACTGAACATCTGACA includes:
- the LOC111918599 gene encoding 5'-3' exoribonuclease 3 isoform X2, yielding MAVLSVALQYYVHQRLNNDPGWKPIKVILSDANVPGEGEHKIMSYIRLQRNLPGFDPNTRHCLYGLDADLIMLALATHEVHFSILREVVFTPGQQDKCFLCGQIGHLAATCEGKAKRKAGEFDEKGNAEVVPKKPYQFLNIWTLREYLEYEMRIPNPPSKIDFERIVDDFIFICFFVGNDFLPHMPTLEIREGAINLLLAVYKKEFRSLNGYLTNGSKPDLKKVEQFIQAVGSYEDKIFQKRGRLHQRQAERIKREKSQAKSQAMRGDDAAPQMEPDSLVPVGRFQGSRLASGPSPSPYQPHSQPRPQKLARLSTSSSVGAAIVQAESSLENDVLDNKEELKTKLKGILRDKSDAFNSDQPEEDKIKLGVPGWKERYYEEKFSASSPEELEEIRRDVVLRYTEGLCWVMHYYYEGVCSWQWFYPYHYAPFASDLKDLGELNISFELGSPFKPFNQLMGVFPAASSHALPEHYRKLMMDPDSPIIDFYPTDFEVDMNGKRFAWQGIAKLPFIDEDRLLAEVSKVEHTLTEEEARRNSTMCDMLFVALSHTLSPYIFSLNDRCKQLSAKERVEVKEQIDPLASGGMNGYLSLCGGDPCPPIFSSPVDGMDDIMDNQVICAIYRLPEYHNHISRPPAGVKPPKKTVTVDDLQPEPALWHEDSGRKPWENGRSGQNRQHNNYNNNNNNNYNNNNQHQHHHHQSGRQLGDAAHRLVNNSLQIKTDRRNSHYHHPYDPRPPPFHAVRPPPPPAASYHHNQSRMVQSQSGYHPSPQSHNYAQPQPYASPAHANYSSSRSVSDHQTPGYEYDPRVTHQTPHAVTHYYPPQGYNNSGGYGGAANQTAGWAAARGNQGGDRGGGRHHHGGGNQFSALNRRPPHRR